Genomic DNA from Lagenorhynchus albirostris chromosome 20, mLagAlb1.1, whole genome shotgun sequence:
AATCTTCTACTCGGCTGCTCGGTGAGGAATGTGGCTTCTACCGGAGGGGCCTCAGTTGGCCTGGATCTTCCCGGGGATGCCCAGTGCCGCGCAGCTCCGGCCCAGCAGCAGGCGCTCCAGCCGCCTGCAGTGCTCCCGGAGCTGCTTCCCGCGGGGCAGCAGGAAGGTGAGGACCTTGTTCCGCGTGATGCCCCGGTCCTCCTCTTCCCTCAGCCGCTGCCTCACGTGGGCCGCCTGCCCCTCCTGCTGCGCCAGGGCCCCGTTCATCTTGCAGAAGGCGTCTTCCAGGCAATGGATGGCCCTCAGTGCCTCCTTCTTGAAGTCCTCCAGCTCCCGTTGCACCCCGGCCACCTTCTGCTGCAGGATCTCCAGGTCAGCTGGCGGCAGGATGCAGGAGGGCCACGACTGGGCAAGCGAGAAGTCTCCAGACTGGAGACCACTCTCCACCATCTTCTTCCCCTGTAAGGTGTTCACCTTCATGAGAATGCACCCAGCCTGATAGAGGGGTTCCATAGTGTCGCCTCCGTTTGGACAAAGAGAGGGAGCTAGGGACCAGCCAGGTGAGTGAATTTTTTTTGGGCCAGAGACACAATCCTTGGAGTGGAGAAACCCCACATATTGTGACATCAGGGCCTCTCCAGCCAATCAGGAGGAAAGCCACAATCCACTCATTTGCATATGGTAGCCTCCTTGCTTGGTTATCCTGAGCTTCATCTGCTCATCTACTCAAGAACTATTTAGCTGTGCACCCTGAGATGTGGATTCCCATCAATTCATTGCCCTTCCAGAACCAGAGTTCATTCATTCCTTGTCCTGAGGGACACACCAAAGTAAACTGGCCAGAGCAAGGCCAGGCCGGGTGGTCTCCCACACAGCAAGGGGCCTGGATGGTCTCAGAAGGGTCTCTGGGCTTCAGTACCTCACCAGTGAAGCAAGGACATTGTAAGAGATGAGGTGTAATCTCACTTCTAGCTCTAAAAtgctaaacaacaacaaaactaatttcttttcgaattaaagtatagttaatttacaatgttatgttagtttcaggtgtacagcaaagtgattcaatgatacatatatatatttttcaaattcttttccattataggttattataggatattgagtaCGGTTCCTTgggctgtacagtaggtccttgtcgtttacctattttatatataatagtgtgcatgtgtcaatcccaaactcctaatttatctcccccctccacaccatcccctttggtaaccataagtttgttttctgtgtctgtgagcctattactgttttgtaaataagttcatttgtatcattttttttagattccacatacaagggATAGCAGATGATACCTGTCTAATTTACttcacttgggcttccctggtggcgcagtggttgagagtccgcctgccgatgcagggaacgcgggttcgtgacccggtccgggaggatcccacgtgccgtggagcggctgggcccgtgagccatggccgctgagactgcgcgtccggagcctgtgctccgcaacgggagaggccacaacagtgagaggcccgcgtaccacaaaaaataaataaataatttacttcacttaatatgataatctctagaaaAGTAATTTCTGATTCCAAATCCACACTCCTATAATGATGCCAGAATTCTCAATCATCTTCGAAGAAATGTACGCAGGTTTTGGTATATGGTCCACAGCAGAGCTGATTCGGTATGTGCAGGATAAAATCGGGtcgctcattcatttattcagcaagtcCCTGCTGAGCGCTCACTATGCACCTGCACCAGGGAACGAGGGTGAGCCAGCGAGCGTGGTCGTCCCTGCCCTGCCAGGTCCTGCCTGAATGTTGACAAAGATAAGAAAAAGCCTAGAGAAGGGGAGCTTCCCACTTCTGACCTGTTCACTGTAAGAAAGGAAATTGGTTTGGTCAGGAACAATCCTGCATCCTGCAGATCTCAATCTCTCGCGCAGACTTCTCTCCTGGCCTCCAAAGCTAAGCATCTCTCCAGCAATGGACCTCAAAGTCAATCCACCCGAAGCTGAACTAGTTATCATTTCTCCCAAAATGGTCCCTGTTCCAGTGTTGCTATCAGGTTGATGAGACCAGCCTGGGACAGCACCCACGTCAGCGCCCACATGAGAAACCCGGGCCCCTCCACATCCAAGTGGCTCTCAGTCCTATTGGCTCTACCATCTCTGAACACTCCAGCATCAAACCACCTGGGCTGGGTCTCAGCTTTACCACCTACAGGCTGTGTCTCTTTATACATTGCCTCCtccccctgggcctcagtttccttatctgtaaagtggggatactAATTCAGTGGTGTACAGGTGGGGGGCAGCTCTCCgggagggaaaataaaagaagaagccCCGATTTATGGCTGTTGCTAATTTCCATGGCGTAAAGACTCCCATCACAGCTGGTTGAAACTAGCTCAAAAGCTACCAAGCTGATGTCTCTGAGAAGAGATGTTCGCGGTGAGCCTTCATGAGCCTGTGTGAGACAGCCAACCCGCACCACAGGACACATGAGGAGGGAAGCTGCCTTCTCCAGCAGGCAGATCGGCCCATCTAGAGGGCCTGGCAGAGGGCATTTTGCAGGGAGCTTCATGGCTAAACTAAGGTGGAATTTTGAGTCTCAAAGGTCGGGCAGCACCGGTTTTTGATACACAATGTTGGTGGAAAGAGCACTGCTCTAGGAGTCAGGAGATCTGGAGTCTGGAATTGCTGTGTGACCAGAGGTCAGTCaccctcccctctctgagcctattCCCTGCTGTAATGTGAGAGGGCGTAATGTGAAGTCTCTGATGCGCTAATATCCACACAGTCTTTCCTTTAAACTTTTCTGGAAGCTCTTACTGCCTCCCCCTCATTTTGTGACCTAGGGCCTTGTCCCTCCGGGTCTCGATGGTACAGTGaattccatgaggacagggactgtgCATTTCTCATCCTATGTACCCTGCCTGGTGCCCTGCACATAACGGCACTCAGAAAACTAGATGAAATAGAATTTCTGTTCTTAGGTGGCCATCACATCCTGCGGCTCCC
This window encodes:
- the CCDC182 gene encoding coiled-coil domain-containing protein 182 translates to MEPLYQAGCILMKVNTLQGKKMVESGLQSGDFSLAQSWPSCILPPADLEILQQKVAGVQRELEDFKKEALRAIHCLEDAFCKMNGALAQQEGQAAHVRQRLREEEDRGITRNKVLTFLLPRGKQLREHCRRLERLLLGRSCAALGIPGKIQAN